The following proteins are encoded in a genomic region of Neoarius graeffei isolate fNeoGra1 chromosome 6, fNeoGra1.pri, whole genome shotgun sequence:
- the LOC132888368 gene encoding extracellular calcium-sensing receptor-like: MESIFTLLHMLTAIINFSRANETTCSLRGDLAYPHFSKNGDIIVGGIFPFYSSWEFTDLSYSVMPPPIKCTSLDFRSFQYTQSLIFAVEEINNSSSLLPGVSLGYKIFDTCSSSAMGVKVAMTLINGNENSVAHWVCTKPAQVQAMIGDTYSAVSTAIAMSIGPFNIPIISHSSTCECLSDKKKYPSFLRTIPSDYHQSRALAEMVKHFGWTWVGAIRRDDDYGNTGMATFTKVAEQLGICLEYSLPFFRTYSQERVLKIVEQIKSSTSRVIVGFLAHWDWEILVHVFTKHNITGYQWVGTEGWIADPIVATMDKQNILQGAIGLAISKTTVTGLEDFILDIKPLKSVGSAIFTKFWEALFNCKYTMQNDSRGLPVCTGEENLFEVENTFTDMSLMPVISNVYKGVYAIGHTLHDLLGCKQTCPTKKQPDPLTFLEHIKKMHFKTKDGENINFDKNGDPAGKYEIINWQTNEEHIHKFVTVGFYDSTFPGPSRLNVNMTSIIWAKNTDQVPKSVCSDSCPPGTRKAVQKGKPICCFDCIPCAAGEFSNMTDSLECKQCQQEYWSNPQKDKCVMKEIEYLSYEETMGILLTVISVVGTFMTVIIAVIFIKYKNTSIVKANNSELSFLLLFALALCFLCSLTFIGRPSEWSCMLRHTAFGITFVLCISCILGKTMVVLMAFKATLPGSNIMKWFGPPQQRLSVLAFTLIQVLICVIWLTTSPPFPFKNLNHYKEKIILECHLGSTIGFWAVLGYIGLLALLCFVLAFLARKLPDNFNEAKFITFSMLIFCAVWITFIPAYVSSPGKFTVAVEIFAILASSFGLLFCIFLPKCYIIILKPEKNTKKQLMGKYAS, encoded by the exons ATGGAGTCAATATTTACTCTCCTGCACATGCTAACAGCCATCATAAATTTCTCCAGAGCTAATGAAACTACTTGTAGCCTGCGAGGAGATCTTGCATACCCACATTTTTCAAAGAATGGTGATATCATAGTTGGAGGTATTTTTCCATTCTATAGTAGTTGGGAATTCACAGACTTGTCCTATTCGGTTATGCCACCACCAATAAAGTGCACAAG TTTAGATTTCAGATCCTTTCAGTACACACAGTCCTTGATCTTTGCAGTAGAAGAGATTAACAACAGTTCCTCTTTGCTTCCTGGAGTCTCACTGGGCTACAAGATCTTTGACACTTGTAGTTCTTCAGCAATGGGAGTTAAAGTGGCAATGACACTTATTAATGGAAATGAGAACTCAGTTGCACATTGGGTCTGCACAAAGCCAGCCCAGGTGCAAGCCATGATAGGTGACACATACTCAGCGGTGTCCACAGCGATAGCAATGAGTATTGGACCTTTCAACATCCCCATA ATCAGTCACTCTTCCACCTGTGAATGTCTCAGTGACAAAAAGAAATATCCCTCATTTCTGCGCACAATTCCCAGTGACTATCACCAATCCAGGGCCCTGGCAGAGATGGTCAAGCACTTTGGCTGGACCTGGGTGGGAGCAATAAGAAGAGATGATGATTATGGTAACACTGGGATGGCTACATTTACTAAAGTTGCAGAACAATTGGGCATATGCTTAGAATATTCCCTCCCATTTTTTAGAACCTACTCACAAGAAAGGGTGCTAAAAATTGTAGAGCAAATAAAAAGCTCCACTTCTCGAGTAATAGTGGGATTTCTTGCTCACTGGGATTGGGAGATTTTGGTGCATGTATTTACTAAACACAACATCACTGGATACCAATGGGTGGGAACTGAGGGTTGGATTGCGGATCCAATAGTGGCCACAATGGATAAGCAAAATATACTGCAAGGAGCCATAGGACTTGCGATTTCCAAAACAACAGTAACAGGTCTAGAGGACTTTATTCTTGATATAAAACCACTGAAATCTGTAGGCAGTGCCATTTTTACTAAATTTTGGGAAGCTCTGTTTAATTGTAAGTATACAATGCAGAATGATTCAAGAGGCTTACCAGTATGCACAGGAGAAGAAAATCTGTTTGAAGTGGAAAATACTTTCACTGACATGTCTTTGATGCCTGTTATCAGTAATGTATATAAAGGAGTTTATGCCATTGGCCATACCCTACATGACCTACTTGGCTGCAAACAAACTTGTCCTACAAAGAAGCAACCTGATCCTCTCACT tTCCTTGAACACATCAAAAAGATGCATTTCAAGACCAAAGATGGTGAAAATATTAATTTTGATAAAAATGGTGATCCTGCAGGAAAATATGAAATCATAAACTGGCAAACAAATGAAGAACACATACATAAATTTGTTACTGTTGGGTTTTATGATTCTACTTTTCCTGGTCCGAGTCGTTTAAATGTAAACATGACCTCTATTATTTGGGCAAAAAATACTGATCAA GTACCCAAATCTGTATGCAGTGACAGCTGCCCACCTGGAACAAGGAAAGCTGTGCAAAAAGGAAAGCCAATCTGCTGCTTTGACTGCATACCATGTGCTGCAGGAGAATTTAGTAATATGACAG ATTCTCTTGAATGTAAACAATGTCAGCAGGAATACTGGTCAAATCCACAGAAGGATAAATGTGTCATGAAAGAAATTGAATATCTGTCATATGAGGAAACTATGGGAATACTGCTCACAGTTATTTCTGTTGTTGGTACATTTATGACAGTGATAATAGCAGTCATATTTATTAAATATAAAAACACTTCAATAGTCAAAGCCAACAATTCTGAACTGAGTTTCCTGCTGCTCTTTGCACTGGCTCTCTGTTTCCTTTGTTCGCTTACTTTCATTGGACGGCCCTCTGAATGGTCCTGTATGCTGCGCCACACAGCATTTGGGATCACTTTTGTCCTATGCATTTCCTGCATTCTTGGAAAAACAATGGTGGTATTAATGGCCTTCAAGGCAACGCTTCCAGGAAGTAATATCATGAAATGGTTTGGACCTCCACAACAGAGACTTAGTGTACTTGCATTCACTCTAATACAGGTTCTAATCTGTGTAATTTGGTTAACAACATCACCTCCTTTTCCTTTCAAAAACCTAAATCACTACAAAGAAAAGATAATTCTGGAATGTCATTTGGGCTCAACCATAGGATTTTGGGCTGTGCTGGGTTATATTGGACTTTTGGCTCTTTTATGTTTTGTTTTGGCTTTTCTGGCTCGGAAGTTGCCTGATAATTTTAATGAAGCTAAATTCATCACGTTCAGCATGCTCATATTCTGTGCCGTCTGGATCACTTTTATTCCAGCTTATGTCAGTTCACCTGGGAAATTTACTGTAGCTGTGGAAATATTTGCCATTTTGGCATCAAGCTTTGGTTTGTTATTCTGTATCTTTCTTCCAAAATGTTACATAATTATACTAAAACCAGAGAAGAATACGAAAAAGCAACTTATGGGGAAATATGCCAGTTGA